Genomic segment of Desulforegula conservatrix Mb1Pa:
TGCTCTCTTAAAAACCTTGGACTGTTCAGATGCAGGCATTCTGGCGTATAATGGCATCAGTGCAGCGCTTTTGTAGTTTCTACCTGAAAGCAGGTTTATGGTTTCCATTATGTCCTGCTCTGTGGGCATGAAGATCAGGATGTCCCCATAAGCGCTTTCAGACTGTATTCTGTCAACGGCCTTAACGGCCATTTCAACCTGTGAAGGTGCGTCTTCCTCGTTTTCTGTTTCAGGAGGAGGCATATAGATTGTTTCTACAGGAAAGGTTCTGCCTGAAACTTCGATAATGGGCGCATCCCAGAAAGCTTTTGAGAATTTTTCTGTATCTATGGTTGCGGATGTGATGACAAGCTTGAGGTCTCTTCTTTTTTTAAGAAGCCTTTTCAGAATTCCGAGTATGAAGTCAATGTTGAGACTTCGCTCATGGGCCTCATCTACGATAATGGTGTCGTATTCAGAAAGAAGTCCGTCGCTCCTTGTTTCAGCAAGAAGAAGGCCGTCAGTCATGACTTTTATATATCCGTCCCTGCTGGTTTCATCCCTGAACCTGACCTTGTAGCCGCATGATTTTCCGCATTCCTCTCCAAGCTCTTCTGAAATTCGTTCTGCGACAGAGACTGCGGCAATTCTTCTTGGCTGGGTGCAGGCAATTTTACCGTCTATGCCTCGGCCAGCAGAAAGACAGAGCTTTGGAATCTGGGTGGTTTTTCCAGATCCTGTTTCACCGGATATGATTATTACCTGGTTGTTCTTGATCGCTGAGATTATTTCGTCTTTGCGTTCATTTATGGGAAGCGAAAGGTCAAAAGTCGGGGAAGGAGCTTTGCTTCGTCTTGCGTTTTTTATTTGGGTGGCTCTTTCAATGGCTTTTTCAAGGCCGTGAATCCTTCCTGAGATGGCCGCAGGAAGGATTCCGTCTTTAATATTATTGAGAGATCTTCTCAAAAAGTTGATCTCTTTTTTTATTCTGATCCTGTCTTTAGATATTATTCTGTTTAGTCTGGATTCAGCCCTGTCTATTATTTTTTTTGCTATGCCTGATTCTATCATTAATCCGAAATTTCTAATAACTTATTCCGTTTTGCATTCAAGATGATAACCAGGCGGCAAGGAGAAGGCGACGCAGGCGTACGTCCTCTGTACGTCGAGGAGCCGACGACGTAGCCAACACAGGTAGCACTTTTAATGCAGAATGGAATTTAGGTGATTTCTACTTCCTGATAAATATCATCATCAGTAAATTCTTTTGGTTCCTCACCGGCCTTTATCATGTTTTCGAGTGCCATTTCCAGAAATACTTCGCTTGTCACGAAGTTTTCAGGCCCGGTGTCTGCGATGCCCATGGTAAGCTTGCGTCCGTATACGGATGAGAAACAGTCCACAATTCTCTTGCAGCAGACAAGCGCATTCTGGCCCGAAGTTCCTGGGAATACTACATAAAATCTGCCCTCTGACCTGCTTGCTAGGTCAACATCCCTGATCACTTCCTGAAGCATGGCACCAATGAATGCTATTGCTTCGTCAGCCCTTGTTATTCCTTCCACCTCTATGAACTCGTTATAATCTTCTATTTCCATGCACGCCATGGCAATTGGAAAGGAAATTCTTTTTGAATACGAAATGTTCCTTTTTAGAAAATCGGTGAAAACGTCCTGGGAGTAAAGTCCTGTGAGTGTATCCTTGGCAAGTTTAGCCTGGAGATCCCTGTTCTGGTTTACAGCTTTGAAATAGGCGAGGGCCAGGGGATTCATCTGCTTTTTTCTTAAGTCATTGAATTGCATGAGCTCGTGCTGGCGGGCGGCAACCTTGAAATAAGCCAGGGCAAAAGGATTGTTTACCGTTTCTTTTTTCATGGCTGTTCTGAGTTTTTTATTCTGTTCTGCAACCTTGAAAAATGCCGAGGCAAATGGATTGGTTGCAGAAGCCTTGTTCTGCTTTTTGCTATCAGGCTTTGTTTGCTGAGGTTCAGGTTGCGGTGAATCCATTCTTGGAATAAACGGTGAATTAATATATGCGTCGGCAGCGAGACTGACATCAAAGGCCATGAGCTTGTCAATAGCGTCAACCACGAAGTCGTCGAGGATTCTGTCGTTGACCGTGCTTTTTATTGTATCAAATATTATGTCCTTAAGTATTTTTGAGGCAGCATGAAAATATTTGGGTTCAATTCCGTTTGCCCTGCATATAAGCCCTATTTCAAGCCTGTTCTGAACATATTCCTTACTGTAAACGCCTCCGAAAAACATTTCGACATAGGATTTCAGGGACGGGATGATATGGTCAAGCGAGCTGTCTGTGTTGAATTTTGAAAAAGCCTGGATTGTTTT
This window contains:
- a CDS encoding GGDEF domain-containing protein, giving the protein MKKNKIESNILEYLAITDTEILKRKQLLRFSLTDAQILGQFRKQFTEKTDQVAEEFIKAVKTIQAFSKFNTDSSLDHIIPSLKSYVEMFFGGVYSKEYVQNRLEIGLICRANGIEPKYFHAASKILKDIIFDTIKSTVNDRILDDFVVDAIDKLMAFDVSLAADAYINSPFIPRMDSPQPEPQQTKPDSKKQNKASATNPFASAFFKVAEQNKKLRTAMKKETVNNPFALAYFKVAARQHELMQFNDLRKKQMNPLALAYFKAVNQNRDLQAKLAKDTLTGLYSQDVFTDFLKRNISYSKRISFPIAMACMEIEDYNEFIEVEGITRADEAIAFIGAMLQEVIRDVDLASRSEGRFYVVFPGTSGQNALVCCKRIVDCFSSVYGRKLTMGIADTGPENFVTSEVFLEMALENMIKAGEEPKEFTDDDIYQEVEIT